The following are encoded in a window of Armatimonadota bacterium genomic DNA:
- the groES gene encoding co-chaperone GroES: MALRPLRDKVVVKPSEEEDKTSGGIFLPDSAKKKPQEGKVVAVGTGRVLDDGKVKKISVKKGDTVIYSKYGGTEITVEGEDLVLLDEDQIFAIVER, encoded by the coding sequence ATGGCATTAAGGCCGCTTCGCGACAAAGTGGTGGTAAAGCCCAGCGAAGAAGAAGATAAGACCTCCGGCGGGATCTTTTTGCCCGACTCGGCAAAAAAGAAGCCGCAGGAAGGGAAAGTGGTAGCCGTAGGTACCGGCCGCGTGCTGGATGACGGCAAAGTGAAGAAGATTTCGGTGAAAAAGGGCGACACCGTGATCTACTCCAAGTATGGCGGCACCGAAATCACCGTGGAAGGTGAGGACCTGGTGCTTCTGGACGAGGATCAGATTTTCGCGATCGTAGAGCGCTAA